The following coding sequences lie in one Metallumcola ferriviriculae genomic window:
- a CDS encoding glycosyltransferase — MKFTGERFVPNASTDTQLEIEHYQRYYSAADLVKDKVVIDAACGEGYGSEILSQHAKFVYGYDISDEAINYAKSKYKGNNLNFATASIDALPNDDNSVDVFISFETIEHVNEETQTKFLKEVSRVLRDDGIFIISTPDKRTYSDAPNYKNEYHIKEFYESEFVDFLSRCFRHVNVFYQRFEVTSIIGNSKGSELSIQKWNQRPKETGKYLIAVCSNKPVASLMMNSVVMDTENRYGTIMNRVITLQDEVEERSRHLGTLNELINSKDQLITDLQQQLQSRVNLEKGQLADTLDNYSTELKQVIETNLENGNEISTLIEKMDEVVLAKDEQISEKNTILIELTEGHQRLLDELGKNKKRHYQELQQKKIAIEDLEQQVEQRDLSVENLQRDIEVLTAAHEELINNLKEIKKQQEEKLQEKNSVIDELKQQIEQRAEYVETLKQDVDSLNVTINNQEGHINKLLQDERKLNNILQSDGWKLLTKYYRLRDYVLPNNSKRKLAAKLLVKTLKHPTQMLKSMNKENLQKFRFYFRTENAGLLENRVDDYLEKHSEVKPQPIDIYDITDANDKPKIVFPVSERPVVSIIIPVYNQWDYTYSCLKSIKENTQDVDYEVIIADDVSSDETINIKDYIENITVVRNKTNKGFLLNCNNAAKYAKGKYTHLLNNDTNVQKGWLASLVELIESDNKVGLVGSKLVYGDGKLQEAGGIIWRDGSGWNYGRLDDPEKPEYNYVKEVDYISGASIMVRSDLWNEIGGFDETYVPAYFEDADLAFEIRRKGYKVMYQPKSVVVHFEGQSHGTDINSGIKSYQAKNKEKFIEKWRSELERSHSNNGQNVFQARDRSSDKKTILFVDHYVPHFDKDAGGKCTYHYLKLFKQMGFNVVFIGDNFYKHEPYTTKLQQMGVQVLYGNWYAQNIEKWIKQNGNNIDYAYLNRPHISIKYIDKIRNHTDAKIIYFGHDLHYLRELRNHEFDKNDELLKSSKRWKQIEFELFNKADVIYVVGNYEQKVLQKEFPSKEIRNIPVYIYDDFKSISPRNFQDTKDILFVGGFNHKPNGDAVLWFVREVLPGIKIRLPNVKFYIVGSKPPEDIKQLQSEDIIVTGFVSDEELDELYKKCRVVVVPLRFGAGVKGKVVEALYYRVPIVTTSIGAEGLPSVENNLVIADNEQDFASSVVDLYFNEELWSKLAANSGEYIAEYFSKEAAYHITSKDFLG; from the coding sequence ATGAAGTTTACCGGTGAGAGATTTGTTCCCAACGCATCAACAGATACGCAGTTAGAGATAGAGCATTATCAAAGATATTATTCGGCTGCAGATTTGGTTAAGGATAAAGTAGTAATTGATGCTGCTTGTGGGGAAGGCTACGGTTCCGAGATACTTTCACAACATGCGAAATTTGTTTATGGCTATGACATAAGCGATGAAGCAATAAATTATGCAAAAAGCAAATATAAGGGTAATAATTTAAATTTCGCCACTGCTTCAATTGATGCTTTGCCAAATGACGATAACTCTGTTGATGTGTTTATTTCTTTTGAGACAATAGAACACGTCAATGAAGAGACCCAAACAAAGTTTTTAAAAGAGGTCTCAAGAGTATTAAGAGATGACGGCATTTTTATTATTTCCACACCGGATAAACGCACCTATTCTGATGCGCCAAATTACAAAAATGAATATCATATAAAAGAATTTTATGAAAGTGAATTCGTAGATTTTTTATCTAGATGTTTTAGGCATGTAAATGTATTTTATCAAAGGTTTGAAGTTACTTCCATAATAGGTAATAGCAAGGGCAGCGAATTAAGTATTCAGAAATGGAATCAACGGCCAAAAGAGACTGGTAAGTATCTAATCGCCGTATGCAGCAATAAACCAGTAGCGTCTCTAATGATGAACTCTGTGGTAATGGATACTGAGAATAGATACGGTACTATTATGAATCGGGTTATTACCCTTCAGGATGAAGTGGAGGAGAGAAGCAGGCATCTTGGCACATTGAATGAGCTAATAAACTCCAAAGACCAACTGATTACTGATTTGCAGCAGCAATTACAAAGCAGAGTTAACTTAGAAAAAGGACAGTTGGCGGATACATTAGATAACTATTCCACTGAGCTTAAGCAAGTTATAGAAACAAACCTGGAGAATGGCAATGAAATTTCAACATTAATTGAAAAAATGGATGAGGTTGTCTTAGCCAAAGATGAGCAAATCAGTGAAAAAAATACTATCTTAATTGAACTTACCGAAGGGCATCAGAGATTACTTGATGAGCTTGGAAAAAATAAAAAGCGGCACTACCAGGAACTGCAGCAAAAAAAAATAGCTATCGAAGACTTAGAGCAACAGGTTGAACAGCGCGATCTATCAGTTGAGAACTTGCAACGAGATATTGAAGTGTTGACTGCGGCACACGAGGAACTGATTAATAATCTTAAAGAAATTAAAAAACAGCAAGAAGAGAAGCTTCAGGAGAAGAACTCAGTTATCGATGAACTAAAGCAGCAGATTGAACAGCGTGCTGAATATGTTGAGACTTTGAAACAAGATGTTGACAGTTTGAATGTCACTATTAACAATCAAGAAGGCCATATTAATAAACTACTGCAGGATGAACGTAAGCTGAATAACATACTGCAATCAGATGGTTGGAAGCTGCTGACAAAATATTATAGGTTAAGGGATTACGTCTTACCTAATAACAGTAAGAGAAAGTTAGCAGCTAAACTGTTAGTAAAGACGCTTAAGCATCCGACACAAATGCTAAAAAGTATGAATAAAGAAAATCTGCAAAAGTTTAGATTTTATTTTAGAACAGAAAATGCTGGGTTGTTAGAAAATAGAGTAGATGATTATCTTGAAAAACATTCAGAAGTAAAGCCGCAGCCAATAGACATTTACGATATCACCGATGCAAACGATAAACCCAAAATAGTTTTTCCTGTTAGCGAGCGGCCCGTTGTCTCCATTATTATTCCAGTCTACAATCAGTGGGATTACACGTATTCATGTTTAAAATCTATTAAAGAAAACACACAAGATGTTGATTATGAAGTAATTATCGCTGATGATGTTTCATCTGACGAGACAATCAACATCAAGGATTATATAGAAAACATTACCGTGGTACGGAACAAAACCAACAAAGGGTTTTTATTAAACTGTAATAACGCTGCGAAATACGCAAAAGGTAAATATACTCATTTACTTAACAACGATACAAATGTACAAAAAGGTTGGCTAGCATCACTAGTTGAATTAATTGAAAGCGATAATAAGGTTGGTTTAGTTGGTTCCAAATTAGTCTACGGCGATGGAAAACTTCAAGAAGCCGGGGGCATTATTTGGCGTGACGGCAGTGGTTGGAACTATGGCCGCCTGGACGACCCCGAAAAGCCGGAGTATAACTACGTCAAAGAAGTTGACTATATTTCCGGGGCTAGTATTATGGTTAGGTCCGATCTGTGGAATGAAATTGGTGGGTTTGATGAAACTTATGTTCCTGCTTACTTTGAAGATGCAGACTTGGCCTTTGAGATAAGAAGAAAAGGATATAAAGTGATGTACCAGCCAAAATCTGTTGTTGTGCATTTTGAAGGGCAGTCGCATGGTACGGATATTAATAGTGGGATTAAGAGTTATCAGGCTAAGAATAAAGAAAAGTTTATTGAAAAGTGGAGAAGTGAATTAGAACGCAGTCATTCTAACAATGGGCAAAATGTATTTCAGGCAAGGGATAGAAGTTCTGATAAAAAAACTATTCTTTTTGTAGATCATTACGTACCACATTTTGATAAAGACGCTGGCGGCAAATGCACGTACCATTATCTAAAATTGTTTAAACAAATGGGATTTAACGTCGTTTTTATAGGTGATAACTTTTATAAACATGAGCCATACACCACTAAACTACAGCAAATGGGAGTACAAGTCTTATACGGGAATTGGTATGCTCAAAACATTGAAAAATGGATTAAACAAAACGGCAATAATATCGACTATGCGTATCTTAATAGGCCTCATATTTCTATTAAGTATATAGACAAAATAAGAAATCATACTGATGCAAAAATTATATATTTCGGACATGACCTGCATTATTTGCGAGAACTAAGAAACCACGAATTTGACAAAAATGACGAATTATTAAAATCATCTAAGAGATGGAAACAGATTGAATTTGAGCTGTTTAATAAGGCAGACGTGATATACGTAGTTGGAAATTACGAGCAAAAGGTATTGCAGAAAGAATTTCCGTCTAAAGAGATTCGAAACATTCCAGTGTACATTTATGATGACTTCAAAAGCATATCCCCTCGAAACTTCCAAGATACAAAAGACATACTATTCGTGGGCGGCTTTAATCATAAACCTAACGGGGATGCAGTTTTATGGTTTGTCCGCGAAGTATTGCCTGGAATTAAGATAAGGTTGCCAAACGTCAAATTCTACATAGTGGGTTCAAAACCACCAGAAGACATTAAACAGTTGCAGTCCGAAGACATAATAGTCACTGGCTTTGTTTCAGATGAAGAACTGGATGAGCTGTATAAAAAATGTAGAGTAGTAGTAGTGCCTTTGAGGTTTGGGGCCGGAGTGAAAGGGAAGGTTGTGGAGGCCCTTTATTATCGTGTTCCAATTGTAACAACTTCTATAGGTGCTGAGGGCTTACCATCGGTTGAGAATAACCTTGTAATTGCTGATAATGAACAGGATTTTGCAAGTAGTGTGGTAGATTTATATTTTAATGAGGAATTATGGAGCAAATTGGCTGCAAATTCAGGTGAATACATTGCTGAGTACTTTTCAAAAGAGGCTGCTTATCACATTACTTCCAAAGATTTTTTGGGATAA
- a CDS encoding glycosyltransferase family 2 protein yields MKLIIQIPCYNEEKTLPITLKDLPREIFGVDTIEYLIINDGSNDRTIEVAKKLGVHHIVSFPNNRGLAKGFMAGIDACLRLDADIIVNTDGDNQYKGQDIPKLVKPILDGRAEVVVGDRQTDTIEHFSPLKKKLQKLGSWVVRLASDTNVNDTTSGFRAYAREAAMKLNVISEYSYTLETIIDTGRRKIAIENVPIGTNEQLRESRLFKSIRGYIQRSATTIIRIYTMYRPMKVFLTLGSIVFLLGLLVGFRYMYFFFSGQGDGHVQSLILTSIFLSSGVQIIMFGLLADAISANRKVNDEILYRIKRIEYDKVDKIKGYENSNVKVDIDYLLETAVTIEENEKA; encoded by the coding sequence TTGAAGCTTATTATTCAAATACCATGTTATAACGAAGAAAAGACGTTACCAATTACATTGAAAGATTTGCCTAGGGAAATCTTTGGGGTAGATACAATTGAATATTTGATAATAAATGATGGTAGCAACGACAGAACCATAGAAGTCGCGAAAAAGTTGGGAGTACATCATATAGTAAGTTTCCCTAATAATAGGGGATTAGCGAAGGGCTTTATGGCGGGAATTGATGCATGCTTAAGGCTAGATGCAGATATTATTGTTAATACAGATGGTGATAACCAGTATAAGGGTCAGGATATACCTAAATTAGTAAAGCCCATCTTAGATGGAAGGGCTGAAGTTGTGGTGGGAGATAGACAGACTGATACTATAGAGCATTTTTCACCGCTTAAGAAAAAACTGCAGAAGCTTGGCAGTTGGGTTGTGAGATTAGCATCAGATACCAATGTCAATGATACTACCAGCGGATTCAGGGCTTATGCTAGAGAAGCTGCCATGAAACTAAACGTGATTTCAGAGTATAGTTACACATTGGAAACCATTATTGATACGGGCAGAAGGAAAATTGCCATAGAAAATGTTCCTATAGGCACCAATGAACAGCTAAGAGAGTCAAGACTGTTTAAAAGCATTAGGGGATACATCCAAAGGTCAGCAACAACAATAATTAGGATTTATACTATGTACAGGCCTATGAAAGTTTTTTTGACTTTGGGTTCCATTGTCTTCCTGTTAGGATTGTTAGTGGGCTTTCGGTACATGTATTTCTTCTTTAGTGGGCAAGGCGATGGGCATGTACAATCCCTGATATTAACTTCAATTTTTTTGAGTTCAGGTGTACAAATTATTATGTTCGGTTTACTGGCTGATGCGATATCCGCAAACAGGAAAGTAAACGATGAGATTTTATATAGGATAAAAAGAATCGAGTATGATAAGGTCGACAAAATAAAGGGTTACGAGAACTCAAACGTGAAAGTTGATATTGATTATTTATTGGAAACTGCAGTAACAATCGAAGAAAATGAAAAAGCATAG
- a CDS encoding lysylphosphatidylglycerol synthase transmembrane domain-containing protein: MKNFIKNKVIKRTILYFFGVLILLFIGKSLYSNWAQIKGLAITMDYSLLILSLFLYIFYLFLDGIGWNFILHALNVKLRYRDSITIFYLSQMARYLPGGVINIFGRVYLAQKKNISKTHSGASIVLEMFMKVFSAFVLSLFFLGHLYREWLWGFLVLLLVIFLVFFDLRLLNYLLNVFSNKFGNKFVFSLQRKTFLGILFYYISSWFIFGMAFKVFCNSLGIYGKSLVLVSVFPASWIAGFLSPIPGGIGVREGVLSYFLSFYFDKQLAYIMALLSRVWLIVGELSAGLVVFVFYSIVSKLMAKQNK; this comes from the coding sequence ATGAAAAACTTTATTAAGAATAAAGTGATAAAAAGAACTATCTTATATTTTTTTGGTGTCCTTATTTTATTGTTTATTGGAAAATCGTTATACAGTAATTGGGCCCAAATTAAAGGCCTAGCTATTACCATGGATTACTCTCTTTTGATCCTTTCTTTATTTTTGTATATTTTTTACTTATTTCTTGACGGAATAGGTTGGAATTTTATTCTGCATGCATTAAACGTGAAACTACGATATAGAGATTCCATAACTATTTTTTATTTGTCCCAAATGGCACGCTACTTGCCTGGAGGGGTAATAAATATCTTTGGACGAGTATATCTGGCCCAGAAGAAAAATATTTCTAAGACTCATTCTGGAGCTAGTATTGTTTTAGAAATGTTTATGAAAGTATTCTCTGCCTTCGTATTATCCCTATTCTTTTTGGGCCATTTATACAGGGAATGGCTCTGGGGATTTCTGGTCTTATTGTTGGTGATTTTTCTTGTTTTTTTTGATCTAAGATTACTCAATTATTTACTAAATGTATTTTCTAATAAATTTGGGAACAAGTTTGTTTTTAGTTTACAAAGAAAAACTTTCCTGGGCATATTATTTTATTATATTTCATCATGGTTTATATTCGGAATGGCTTTTAAAGTTTTTTGTAATAGTCTGGGTATCTATGGCAAAAGCCTGGTATTAGTTAGTGTTTTTCCTGCTTCGTGGATAGCAGGTTTCCTTAGTCCAATTCCCGGCGGTATTGGGGTTAGAGAAGGGGTTTTAAGCTATTTTCTTTCGTTTTATTTTGATAAACAGCTTGCATATATAATGGCATTATTGTCAAGGGTCTGGCTTATTGTTGGAGAATTATCAGCTGGTTTAGTTGTTTTTGTATTTTACAGCATTGTGTCTAAACTAATGGCAAAACAAAACAAATAA
- a CDS encoding glycosyltransferase, whose amino-acid sequence MDNAKRKIVIVGPVYPYKGGIAHYTSLLYKALNKKYDVKLISFKFQYPTFLYPGQEQKDYANDQFKVENTCFLINTIHPGSWIRTVYQIKKYGPDVIILQWWNPFFAPSYFVISLLSRILTKTKIIFTCHNVLPHDRMPFDKQMTRLTLGVGHHFIVQSGDDENKLLALLPKANYKRAFHPTYNVFKIEDLPKVRAREMLGIGARERVLLFFGFIREYKGLQYLIRAMPQVFQFYEDIKLLIVGDFYDNKQKYVEDVRSLGLTNNVKIYDGYIPDKEVGKFFAASDIVVLPYISATQSGIVQIAYGFERPVIVTNVGGLPDVVADNRTGYVVEPHNSAQLADAIIKYFAKNKERTLTKNIKNDQEKYSWDRMVEVVEALLNW is encoded by the coding sequence ATGGATAATGCAAAAAGGAAAATAGTAATTGTTGGGCCCGTTTATCCCTATAAAGGAGGTATTGCCCATTATACCAGTCTATTATATAAAGCATTAAACAAAAAATATGATGTAAAATTAATATCATTTAAGTTTCAATATCCAACCTTTCTTTATCCTGGTCAAGAACAAAAGGATTATGCAAACGATCAGTTTAAGGTTGAAAATACTTGCTTTTTGATAAATACGATTCATCCAGGGAGTTGGATAAGGACGGTATATCAAATAAAAAAGTATGGACCAGATGTTATAATACTTCAATGGTGGAATCCGTTTTTTGCGCCTTCTTATTTTGTTATATCTTTATTGTCAAGGATACTTACTAAAACAAAGATAATATTTACTTGTCATAATGTTTTGCCACACGATAGAATGCCGTTTGATAAACAGATGACTCGTTTAACGCTAGGCGTAGGACACCACTTTATTGTTCAGTCAGGGGATGATGAAAATAAGCTTCTGGCGTTACTGCCTAAAGCAAACTATAAGAGGGCTTTTCACCCAACATACAATGTTTTTAAAATTGAAGATTTGCCAAAGGTTCGGGCGAGAGAAATGTTAGGAATTGGTGCAAGAGAAAGAGTCCTACTTTTCTTCGGCTTTATTAGGGAGTACAAGGGTTTGCAATATTTAATAAGGGCCATGCCCCAAGTATTTCAATTTTATGAAGATATTAAGCTACTAATAGTTGGTGATTTTTATGATAATAAACAAAAATATGTTGAAGATGTACGTTCGCTTGGGCTAACTAATAATGTCAAAATTTATGATGGGTATATACCAGACAAGGAGGTAGGCAAATTTTTCGCTGCGTCTGATATTGTAGTGCTACCATATATCTCAGCTACACAAAGTGGGATTGTGCAGATTGCGTACGGATTTGAGCGTCCTGTTATAGTTACGAACGTCGGAGGCTTACCTGATGTAGTGGCGGACAATAGGACTGGGTATGTGGTTGAACCACACAATTCTGCTCAACTCGCTGATGCAATAATTAAATATTTTGCTAAAAATAAGGAAAGAACATTAACAAAAAACATAAAAAATGACCAGGAAAAATATTCGTGGGACCGAATGGTGGAAGTAGTTGAAGCACTACTTAATTGGTAA
- a CDS encoding UDP-glucose dehydrogenase family protein — protein sequence MKLSVIGTGYVGLVSGVCFAELGNQVICVDKDSEKIKMLNNLEMPIYEPGLKELVQNNVQESRISFTSDIKEAVASSDVIFIAVGTPPLPNGQADLRFIEAVAASIGKYMNDYKLIVNKSTVPVGTGDFVREIVMKHQAEPVDFDIVSVPEFLREGNAIQDSMNPDRVIIGASSNKAAEIMKKLHEPFNAPVLITDVKSAEMIKYASNAFLATKISFINEIANICEKVGANVKEVAKGMGYDKRIGDKFLNAGIGYGGSCFPKDTTALVEIAASVDYDFKILKSVVDVNKKQRFKVIDSLKQIYDNLDGKKVAVLGLAFKPNTDDLREAPSINIIEELIAKNVHVKAYDPIAMNNATKIIRNTITYSSSVLEAVEGVDAIILVTEWHELIEADWFTIGNLVNKKIIIDGRNVIDSDLVESLGFIYKGIGV from the coding sequence ATGAAACTTTCAGTGATTGGAACGGGGTATGTGGGCTTAGTGTCAGGGGTTTGTTTTGCAGAGCTAGGTAATCAGGTAATTTGTGTTGATAAAGATTCAGAAAAAATTAAAATGTTAAACAATCTGGAAATGCCAATATATGAGCCAGGACTAAAAGAATTGGTTCAGAACAACGTTCAGGAAAGTAGGATTAGCTTTACTTCTGATATCAAAGAAGCAGTCGCGAGTTCAGACGTTATTTTTATAGCAGTTGGTACACCGCCTTTACCAAATGGGCAAGCGGATTTAAGATTTATTGAAGCAGTAGCGGCAAGTATTGGCAAATACATGAATGACTATAAATTAATTGTCAACAAAAGCACGGTACCGGTAGGGACGGGTGATTTCGTTCGGGAAATAGTAATGAAACACCAAGCAGAACCTGTTGATTTTGATATAGTTTCGGTGCCTGAGTTTTTAAGAGAGGGAAATGCTATTCAGGATTCTATGAACCCGGATAGAGTGATAATCGGTGCAAGTTCTAACAAAGCGGCCGAAATTATGAAAAAATTGCATGAACCTTTTAATGCGCCAGTTTTAATTACTGATGTTAAGAGTGCAGAAATGATTAAATATGCTTCTAACGCATTTTTAGCAACAAAAATCTCATTTATTAACGAGATAGCTAACATCTGTGAAAAGGTGGGCGCTAACGTCAAAGAAGTGGCTAAAGGTATGGGATATGATAAAAGAATAGGCGATAAGTTTTTAAACGCCGGTATTGGGTACGGCGGCTCTTGTTTCCCCAAAGATACAACGGCATTAGTAGAAATTGCCGCTAGTGTTGATTATGATTTTAAAATTTTAAAGTCTGTAGTTGATGTGAATAAAAAACAGCGATTTAAAGTTATAGACAGCTTAAAACAGATTTATGATAACTTAGATGGAAAAAAAGTGGCCGTTTTAGGCTTGGCATTCAAACCCAACACAGATGACTTACGGGAAGCGCCATCTATAAATATAATCGAGGAACTGATAGCAAAAAATGTTCATGTAAAAGCCTACGACCCTATAGCTATGAATAATGCTACAAAGATTATTCGAAATACAATAACCTATAGTAGCTCGGTTTTGGAAGCAGTTGAAGGGGTAGACGCCATCATATTAGTCACAGAATGGCATGAACTAATTGAAGCAGATTGGTTCACAATAGGCAATCTGGTAAATAAAAAAATTATTATTGATGGAAGAAACGTTATTGATAGTGATTTAGTTGAGAGCTTAGGTTTTATTTACAAGGGTATAGGCGTGTAG
- a CDS encoding class I SAM-dependent methyltransferase has protein sequence MRDYQRNYSQTNKEMLNYRKRREKAKKIYKVLHDFSTDRSKELTDGICLDVGCSGGIITSYLADYFESVVGCDIDEEAIKVANASNSQPNCSFIVGDSMKLPFNDNSFDVVICNHVYEHVPDVNVLMNELYRVLKKNGVCYFGVGNKWIIIEPHYKLPFLSWLPKNIADKYIKTFTSNDEYYEKFLTYKQTLNLFSIHGFKHVDYTVKILSKPMEFNVTNNKLFLIILKVVPKWIWSLGHSLIPTYIFVLKKAKETKA, from the coding sequence ATGAGAGACTATCAACGTAATTATTCCCAAACCAATAAGGAAATGTTAAATTATCGAAAGAGACGGGAAAAAGCAAAAAAAATCTATAAAGTTTTGCATGACTTTTCAACTGATAGGTCAAAAGAACTAACTGACGGTATTTGCCTAGACGTTGGTTGTTCAGGTGGTATTATAACGAGTTACTTGGCAGACTATTTTGAGTCAGTGGTCGGTTGTGATATAGACGAAGAGGCAATCAAGGTTGCCAATGCAAGTAATTCCCAACCAAATTGTAGTTTTATTGTTGGGGACTCGATGAAATTGCCATTTAACGATAATTCATTTGATGTTGTAATATGCAATCACGTTTATGAGCATGTCCCTGATGTAAATGTTTTAATGAACGAATTATACCGGGTGCTGAAGAAAAATGGTGTTTGTTATTTTGGCGTAGGTAATAAATGGATCATTATTGAGCCACATTACAAACTGCCCTTTTTGTCCTGGTTGCCTAAAAACATTGCAGATAAATACATTAAAACGTTCACATCTAATGATGAGTATTACGAAAAATTTTTAACCTATAAACAAACTTTGAATTTATTTTCTATTCATGGATTTAAGCATGTTGATTATACTGTAAAAATACTTAGTAAGCCGATGGAATTTAATGTAACAAACAATAAATTATTTCTGATAATTCTCAAAGTCGTTCCTAAATGGATATGGTCTTTAGGGCATTCTCTGATTCCAACATACATTTTTGTCTTAAAAAAGGCAAAGGAAACCAAAGCCTGA
- a CDS encoding ABC transporter ATP-binding protein, producing the protein MSHLNTVIRVSQLSKVYKLYDNPTDRLKESLSPLRRIYHKEFYALKDISFSVNKGETVGIIGRNGSGKSTLLKAITNVMTPTSGQVNVSGKVSALLELGAGFNPDFTGMENIYLNGSIMGFSKEEMDSKLEQILSFADIGDFINQPVKTYSSGMFVRLAFGVAINVDPEILIVDEALAVGDIRFQQKCFRKIEELQQDKTVLFVSHDIAAVNKFCNRVIWLNDGMIVEDGEPEEVAKRYQAFMINSQLKKYESMSESKEETPVRDDSYEQDIEPIDPSLDVLGDSKAKIIGISLIDAPSNEKVTVVQPGQKLKLFIKVKYNCVLRSPIIGASLKDRLGNIVTQFNSYVLDNTLDNVDENDLKDYCFEFLMPPLKSGFYSISPAVASGSQSDHVQHCWIHDALIVRMEDGQTYDLPGYMFLDGLKFRAID; encoded by the coding sequence ATGAGTCATTTAAATACGGTAATTAGAGTTAGCCAATTATCAAAAGTCTATAAATTATATGATAACCCCACGGACAGGTTAAAAGAATCATTAAGTCCCTTACGTAGGATATACCACAAAGAGTTCTACGCACTAAAGGACATTTCTTTTAGCGTAAATAAGGGTGAGACAGTTGGGATTATTGGAAGGAACGGTTCGGGCAAATCTACGTTGCTTAAAGCTATTACCAATGTGATGACACCCACTTCAGGGCAAGTAAACGTCAGTGGGAAGGTTTCTGCATTATTAGAATTGGGCGCCGGTTTTAATCCCGATTTTACCGGTATGGAGAACATCTATCTTAACGGATCTATCATGGGCTTTTCCAAGGAAGAGATGGATAGTAAATTAGAGCAAATATTATCCTTTGCTGATATCGGTGATTTTATCAATCAACCTGTAAAGACCTATTCTAGCGGGATGTTTGTAAGGTTGGCATTTGGCGTAGCAATAAATGTTGACCCTGAGATACTAATCGTAGATGAGGCATTGGCGGTTGGAGATATTAGATTTCAACAAAAATGTTTTAGAAAAATAGAAGAACTTCAACAAGACAAAACAGTCTTGTTTGTGTCCCACGACATAGCGGCAGTTAATAAGTTTTGTAATAGAGTAATTTGGTTAAATGACGGGATGATAGTAGAGGATGGCGAACCGGAAGAAGTTGCGAAAAGATATCAAGCTTTTATGATAAATTCCCAGCTCAAGAAATATGAGAGCATGAGTGAAAGCAAGGAAGAAACACCAGTACGCGATGATAGTTATGAGCAGGATATTGAGCCAATTGACCCAAGTTTGGATGTGCTTGGGGATAGTAAGGCTAAGATTATAGGGATTTCTTTAATAGACGCACCAAGTAACGAGAAAGTTACGGTAGTTCAACCAGGACAAAAACTGAAGCTGTTTATTAAAGTAAAATACAATTGTGTCTTGCGATCGCCCATAATAGGGGCCTCCTTAAAAGACAGGCTGGGTAATATAGTTACTCAATTTAACAGTTATGTGTTAGATAACACCTTGGATAATGTTGATGAAAATGATTTAAAGGACTACTGCTTTGAATTTCTTATGCCTCCATTGAAAAGCGGCTTTTATTCAATATCGCCAGCGGTCGCTTCCGGCAGTCAAAGTGACCATGTACAGCATTGTTGGATTCATGATGCGCTAATCGTAAGAATGGAAGATGGACAAACCTATGACCTTCCTGGTTATATGTTTTTAGATGGTTTAAAATTTAGGGCTATAGATTGA